One stretch of Myxocyprinus asiaticus isolate MX2 ecotype Aquarium Trade chromosome 23, UBuf_Myxa_2, whole genome shotgun sequence DNA includes these proteins:
- the LOC127414187 gene encoding galectin-related protein B-like: MAVASMEKDAINTEDDLHLNNSFGDAGLISPYKEDISRILTVPFSGRIKGGMRPGKKIIVMGIIDPEPDSFDISLMSGHGGDKDDEELADVALKLHARFTDRQFLRNAKISGKWSEEESTIAYFPFIPDQPFRIEIHCEHQRFRIFVDGHQLFDFYHKVKSLLAINMIRIDGSLQITKLG, encoded by the exons ATGGCGGTGGCGAGCATGGAAAAGGACGCGATA AACACCGAAGATGATCTTCACCTTAACAATTCATTCGGGGATGCTGGACTTATCTCTCCCTATAAAGAAGACATCTCGCGCATTCTG ACAGTTCCTTTCAGTGGACGGATCAAAGGTGGGATGAGGCCTGGGAAGAAGATCATTGTCATGGGCATCATTGATCCAGAGCCAGACAG CTTTGACATCAGTTTGATGTCTGGCCATGGTGGTGACAAGGATGATGAGGAGCTTGCGGATGTGGCCCTCAAACTCCACGCACGATTCACTGACCGGCAGTTCCTGAGGAATGCAAAGATTTCGGGGAAATGGAGTGAGGAGGAGTCAACCATAGCTTACTTCCCCTTCATCCCAGACCAGCCGTTCAGG ATTGAGATTCATTGTGAGCACCAGCGGTTCAGGATCTTTGTGGATGGACACCAGCTGTTTGACTTTTATCACAAAGTAAAGTCTTTGCTGGCCATTAATATGATCAGGATAGATGGGAGTCTTCAGATCACTAAGCTGGGCTAA
- the LOC127414186 gene encoding enoyl-CoA hydratase, mitochondrial-like isoform X1, with product MQYRTKKVIHIRDGLRVSIQRECSFLGELLAPTHMSFAGGQYQYIVIDKKGEKKNVGFIQLNRPKALNALCDGLMCEVGKALDTFESDSEVGAIVITGSEKAFAAGADIKEMQNRTFQECYGGNFLAHWDRVSRIKKPVIAAVNGFALGGGCEFAMMCDIIYAGEKAQFGQPEILLGTIPGAGGTQRLTRAVGKSLAMEMVLTGDRISALEAKQSGLVSKVYPVDQLVSEAIKCGEKIASNSKLISAMAKEAVNAAFELTLAEGSRLEKRLFHATFATEDRKEGMTAFVEKRKAAFQDN from the exons ATGCAGTACAG aacaaagaaagtcatacacatccgggatggcctgagggtgagtatacaacgagaatgttcatttttaggtgaactattggCCCCCACCCACATGTCTTTTGCAGGTGGCCAGTATCAATACATAGTGATTGACAAAAAAGGTGAAAAGAAGAATGTTGGTTTCATCCAGCTGAACAGACCGAAGGCCCTGAATGCTCTTTGTGATGGACTTATGTGTGAGGTGGGCAAAGCCCTTGATACATTCGAATCTGACAGTGAAGTTGGAGCAATTGTCATCACAGGGAGTGAAAAAGCCTTTGCAG CTGGAGCTGATATTAAAGAGATGCAGAACAGAACCTTTCAAGAGTGCTATGGTGGCAACTTCTTGGCACATTGGGACAGAGTATCAAGAATCAAAAAGCCTGTTATTGCTGCTGTCAATGGGTTTGCG CTTGGTGGAGGATGTGAATTTGCCATGATGTGTGATATAATCTACGCTGGAGAGAAGGCACAGTTtggacagccagaaatcttgcTGGGGACCATCCCTG GTGCTGGTGGCACTCAGAGGCTTACGAGAGCAGTGGGGAAATCCCTCGCAATGGAGATGGTCCTGACAGGAGACCGAATCTCAGCTCTGGAGGCAAAACAGTCTG GTCTGGTAAGTAAAGTATACCCTGTGGATCAGCTGGTTTCAGAAGCTATCAAATGTGGAGAGAAAATAGCCAGCAATTCCAAGCTTATTTCAGCTATGGCAAAGGAAGCTGTTAATGCAG CATTTGAACTGACTTTAGCTGAGGGCAGTCGACTTGAAAAAAGATTGTTCCATGCGACCTTTGCCACG GAGGACAGAAAGGAAGGCATGACTGCCTTTGTTGAGAAAAGGAAGGCTGCTTTCCAGGACAATTAG
- the LOC127414186 gene encoding enoyl-CoA hydratase, mitochondrial-like isoform X2 has product MALLYRSTGLLLKHRLVPSALAATRQCSTGGQYQYIVIDKKGEKKNVGFIQLNRPKALNALCDGLMCEVGKALDTFESDSEVGAIVITGSEKAFAAGADIKEMQNRTFQECYGGNFLAHWDRVSRIKKPVIAAVNGFALGGGCEFAMMCDIIYAGEKAQFGQPEILLGTIPGAGGTQRLTRAVGKSLAMEMVLTGDRISALEAKQSGLVSKVYPVDQLVSEAIKCGEKIASNSKLISAMAKEAVNAAFELTLAEGSRLEKRLFHATFATEDRKEGMTAFVEKRKAAFQDN; this is encoded by the exons ATGGCGCTACTCTACAGGTCCACAGGGTTACTTCTCAAACATAGATTAGTGCCATCTGCATTAGCAGCAACAAGGCAATGCAGTACAG GTGGCCAGTATCAATACATAGTGATTGACAAAAAAGGTGAAAAGAAGAATGTTGGTTTCATCCAGCTGAACAGACCGAAGGCCCTGAATGCTCTTTGTGATGGACTTATGTGTGAGGTGGGCAAAGCCCTTGATACATTCGAATCTGACAGTGAAGTTGGAGCAATTGTCATCACAGGGAGTGAAAAAGCCTTTGCAG CTGGAGCTGATATTAAAGAGATGCAGAACAGAACCTTTCAAGAGTGCTATGGTGGCAACTTCTTGGCACATTGGGACAGAGTATCAAGAATCAAAAAGCCTGTTATTGCTGCTGTCAATGGGTTTGCG CTTGGTGGAGGATGTGAATTTGCCATGATGTGTGATATAATCTACGCTGGAGAGAAGGCACAGTTtggacagccagaaatcttgcTGGGGACCATCCCTG GTGCTGGTGGCACTCAGAGGCTTACGAGAGCAGTGGGGAAATCCCTCGCAATGGAGATGGTCCTGACAGGAGACCGAATCTCAGCTCTGGAGGCAAAACAGTCTG GTCTGGTAAGTAAAGTATACCCTGTGGATCAGCTGGTTTCAGAAGCTATCAAATGTGGAGAGAAAATAGCCAGCAATTCCAAGCTTATTTCAGCTATGGCAAAGGAAGCTGTTAATGCAG CATTTGAACTGACTTTAGCTGAGGGCAGTCGACTTGAAAAAAGATTGTTCCATGCGACCTTTGCCACG GAGGACAGAAAGGAAGGCATGACTGCCTTTGTTGAGAAAAGGAAGGCTGCTTTCCAGGACAATTAG